One region of Pseudomonas alvandae genomic DNA includes:
- a CDS encoding glutathione S-transferase, with protein sequence MSQATLYSFRRCPYAMRARMALRYSAIALDIVEVSLKAKPAEMLALSSKGTVPVLHVDGRVIDESLEIMRWALDQRDPQDWRLADDPEGQRLTAELIEENDQVFKLHLNRYKYPERHPEQPMEHYRSEGEAFLRKLEERLQARPFLVAAHLSLADVAVLPFVRQFAHVDRQWFAQAPYPRLQDWLEGLLDSELFVAIMAK encoded by the coding sequence ATGAGCCAAGCCACGCTGTATTCCTTCCGCCGCTGCCCCTACGCCATGCGCGCTCGGATGGCGTTGCGCTACAGCGCTATCGCGCTGGACATCGTCGAAGTCAGCCTCAAGGCCAAGCCAGCCGAAATGCTAGCGCTGTCGAGCAAGGGTACGGTGCCGGTGTTGCACGTCGACGGGCGAGTCATCGATGAAAGTCTTGAGATCATGCGCTGGGCACTCGACCAGCGTGATCCGCAGGATTGGAGGCTGGCGGACGACCCCGAGGGCCAGCGGCTTACGGCGGAGCTGATCGAGGAAAACGACCAGGTATTCAAGCTTCACCTTAACCGCTACAAATACCCGGAACGTCATCCCGAACAGCCGATGGAACACTATCGAAGTGAAGGCGAAGCGTTTCTGCGCAAGCTGGAAGAACGGCTGCAAGCGCGACCGTTCCTGGTGGCGGCGCACCTGAGCCTGGCGGACGTCGCAGTACTGCCGTTCGTGCGCCAGTTTGCCCATGTCGATCGCCAGTGGTTTGCCCAGGCGCCCTACCCTCGGCTACAGGACTGGCTGGAGGGTTTGCTCGATTCCGAGCTGTTCGTGGCGATCATGGCCAAATAG
- a CDS encoding AAA family ATPase: MKILAIRLKNLASLAGPFEIDFTAEPLASAGLFAITGPTGAGKSTLLDALCLALFGAVPRLNNTGRDAKVPDADGEIATGDPRTLLRRGTGDGYAEVDFRGIDGRRYRARWEANRAREKAAGKLQASRQSLRDLDNDQLLASQKGEYKAQLEAALGLNFEQFTRAVLLAQSEFSAFLKADDNDRSELLEKLTDTALYTRLGRRAFDKAKQAKETHKQLQDQASGVTPLAPEARADLDERVNQAQQALKTQQAQLKQLEQQQTWLKDLRQLQDEQASAAEQLQQAQADWEAQADERLKLVRLEQLAPQRHQFIRQAELARQFEPLAIKIQQLTQQQVELHEQQGELEKGLGVAQLALVATRQQSTDNAPLLRQAFDEQSSLARLNQEAGQRAEQLQQAQLACTDGQRTLDSLLEQQRQVGERLQRIAAELEQSTGLAPLSDAWGAYRDRLQQLMLIGNRLNKGQDELALLEQNAARAAEDLATRRQDLEVLYKEADAEPQAVAEQIQLLGNLLQDNRKQLRAFEELARLWASQQELDKRSAELEQRQQRALQERDRLVREGGEAKAELTIAEQTLTVTRELLERQRLARSESVEQLREQLQDNQPCPVCGSVEHPYHQPEALLESLGRFDESEQANARKAVELLNEKVIDLRAQYSGVIAQLKEFKQQQEQLATQHQGLAPSLEAHPLSAQMFAQDSPKRDAWLAQQTSQLQLRISQDEQRQAALLTLQQDAARLTQQLRDAETANQQASQHLSNQQQELARDRQRLDEELEHFSALLPADTLQALRSEPAATFMALDQRISQRLAQSEQQREELAEQLQRQQALEKEQDRQQLRVQQLESAQQQFNALAEQQQACQEKLTQLLGEYSSAEQWQQQLDVALEQARQAEASANQQLQDLRNNLVQLAAELKARQEQAQALEAEQQTLAAGIAQWRASHSELDNAALDALLSLDEQQVAQLRQRLLNSEKAIEQARVLLTERELRLHNHQAQDNGNLPAEQLADALATLHEQFTASEQQCADLRAEQAEDQRRQNANQALAQQIEQAYTEYQRWARLDALIGSATGDRFRKLAQAYNLDLLVHHANAQLRQLVRRYRLKRGGSMLGLLVMDTEMGDELRSVHSLSGGETFLVSLALALGLASMASSTLRIESLFIDEGFGSLDPESLQLAMDALDGLQAQGRKVAVISHVQEMHERIPVQIQVRRQGNGLSTVEVK; the protein is encoded by the coding sequence ATGAAGATCCTCGCCATCCGCCTCAAGAACCTTGCGTCCCTGGCTGGGCCATTTGAAATCGATTTCACCGCCGAGCCGCTGGCCAGCGCCGGCCTGTTCGCTATCACCGGCCCCACGGGCGCGGGCAAGAGCACGCTGCTGGATGCCTTGTGCCTGGCGTTGTTCGGCGCGGTGCCGCGCCTGAACAACACCGGGCGGGACGCCAAGGTGCCGGACGCCGACGGTGAAATCGCCACGGGCGATCCGCGCACGCTGTTACGCCGTGGCACCGGCGACGGTTATGCCGAAGTGGATTTTCGCGGCATCGACGGTCGCCGCTACCGGGCCCGCTGGGAGGCCAATCGCGCCCGGGAAAAAGCCGCCGGCAAGCTGCAGGCCAGCCGCCAGAGCCTGCGGGACCTGGACAACGACCAGCTATTGGCCAGCCAGAAAGGCGAATACAAGGCTCAACTTGAAGCCGCCCTCGGCCTGAATTTCGAACAGTTCACCCGCGCCGTGCTGCTGGCACAGAGCGAGTTCAGTGCGTTTCTCAAGGCCGATGACAACGACCGCAGCGAACTGCTGGAAAAACTCACCGACACCGCCCTGTATACCCGCCTCGGCCGCCGCGCCTTCGACAAGGCCAAGCAGGCCAAGGAAACCCACAAGCAGCTGCAGGACCAGGCCAGCGGCGTCACGCCCCTGGCTCCCGAGGCCCGCGCCGACCTGGACGAGCGCGTGAACCAGGCCCAGCAAGCACTCAAGACCCAACAGGCGCAGCTCAAGCAACTGGAGCAGCAACAAACCTGGTTGAAGGACCTGCGCCAGTTACAGGACGAACAGGCCAGCGCCGCCGAGCAACTGCAACAAGCCCAAGCCGATTGGGAAGCGCAGGCCGATGAACGCCTGAAGCTGGTCCGCCTGGAACAACTGGCGCCGCAGCGGCATCAGTTCATCCGGCAGGCGGAACTGGCCCGGCAGTTCGAGCCACTGGCGATCAAGATCCAGCAGCTGACCCAGCAGCAAGTCGAGTTGCATGAACAACAGGGCGAATTGGAAAAAGGCCTGGGCGTGGCGCAACTGGCACTGGTCGCGACCCGCCAGCAGAGCACCGACAACGCGCCCCTGCTGCGCCAGGCGTTCGATGAACAAAGCAGCCTCGCTCGCCTGAACCAGGAAGCCGGCCAGCGCGCCGAGCAGCTGCAACAGGCCCAACTGGCTTGCACCGACGGCCAGCGTACCCTCGACTCCCTACTGGAACAGCAGCGACAGGTGGGCGAACGCCTGCAACGGATCGCCGCAGAACTGGAACAAAGCACCGGGCTCGCACCACTGAGCGATGCCTGGGGTGCCTATCGCGACCGCCTTCAACAATTGATGCTGATCGGCAATCGGCTGAACAAGGGCCAGGACGAACTGGCGCTGCTGGAGCAAAACGCGGCGCGTGCCGCCGAGGACCTTGCAACCCGTCGCCAAGACCTTGAAGTGCTCTACAAGGAGGCCGACGCCGAACCGCAGGCGGTGGCCGAACAGATCCAGTTGCTCGGCAACCTCTTGCAGGACAACCGCAAGCAACTGCGCGCTTTCGAGGAACTGGCTCGGTTGTGGGCCAGCCAGCAGGAACTGGACAAACGCAGCGCGGAACTTGAGCAACGTCAGCAGCGCGCCTTGCAGGAACGCGACCGACTGGTGCGCGAAGGCGGCGAAGCCAAGGCCGAGCTGACGATCGCCGAACAGACCCTGACCGTGACCCGCGAACTGCTGGAGCGCCAGCGCCTGGCCCGCAGCGAAAGCGTCGAGCAACTGCGCGAACAACTGCAAGACAACCAGCCCTGCCCGGTGTGCGGCAGCGTCGAACATCCTTACCATCAGCCCGAAGCACTGCTGGAAAGCCTCGGTCGCTTCGATGAAAGCGAACAGGCCAACGCCCGCAAAGCGGTGGAGCTGCTCAACGAAAAAGTCATCGATCTCAGGGCGCAATACAGCGGCGTCATCGCCCAGCTCAAGGAATTCAAGCAACAGCAGGAACAACTCGCCACCCAGCATCAGGGCCTGGCGCCAAGCCTTGAAGCCCACCCGTTGTCGGCGCAGATGTTCGCCCAGGATTCGCCCAAGCGCGACGCCTGGCTGGCCCAGCAAACCAGCCAACTGCAGCTGCGCATCAGCCAGGACGAACAACGCCAGGCTGCCCTGCTCACCCTGCAACAGGACGCCGCGCGGCTGACCCAGCAACTGCGCGATGCAGAGACAGCCAACCAACAAGCGTCGCAGCACCTGAGCAACCAGCAACAGGAATTGGCCCGGGATCGCCAGCGCCTGGACGAGGAGCTCGAGCACTTCAGCGCGCTGTTGCCGGCCGACACCTTGCAGGCCCTGCGCAGCGAACCGGCCGCCACGTTCATGGCACTTGACCAACGGATCAGCCAGCGCCTCGCGCAATCGGAACAGCAACGCGAAGAACTCGCCGAGCAACTTCAGCGCCAGCAAGCCTTGGAGAAAGAGCAGGATCGCCAGCAGCTCCGCGTGCAGCAATTGGAATCGGCACAGCAGCAGTTCAATGCTCTGGCCGAACAGCAACAGGCCTGCCAGGAAAAACTCACACAACTGCTGGGCGAATACTCCAGCGCCGAACAATGGCAGCAGCAGCTCGACGTGGCGCTGGAACAGGCTCGTCAGGCCGAGGCCAGCGCCAATCAACAGTTGCAGGACCTGCGTAACAACCTCGTGCAACTGGCGGCCGAACTCAAGGCCCGGCAGGAACAGGCCCAGGCGCTGGAGGCCGAACAGCAAACGTTGGCCGCGGGCATCGCCCAATGGCGCGCCTCTCACTCGGAACTGGACAACGCGGCGCTCGACGCCCTGCTCAGCCTTGACGAGCAACAAGTGGCGCAGTTGCGACAACGCCTGCTCAACAGCGAAAAAGCCATCGAGCAGGCCCGCGTACTGCTCACCGAACGGGAGCTGCGCCTGCACAATCACCAGGCGCAAGACAACGGCAACCTGCCGGCCGAACAGTTGGCTGATGCCCTCGCCACGCTGCATGAGCAATTTACCGCCAGTGAACAACAGTGTGCGGACTTGCGCGCCGAGCAAGCCGAGGACCAGCGTCGACAGAACGCCAACCAGGCCCTCGCCCAGCAGATCGAGCAGGCCTACACCGAGTACCAGCGCTGGGCACGCCTGGATGCGCTGATCGGCTCAGCCACCGGCGACCGCTTCCGCAAACTGGCCCAGGCGTACAACCTCGATTTGCTGGTGCACCACGCCAACGCCCAGTTGCGGCAATTGGTTCGCCGCTACCGCCTCAAGCGCGGCGGCAGCATGCTCGGGCTGCTGGTGATGGACACCGAAATGGGTGACGAACTGCGCTCGGTGCATTCGTTGTCCGGCGGCGAAACCTTCCTCGTTTCCCTCGCCCTGGCGCTGGGCCTGGCGTCGATGGCGTCCAGCACGCTGAGAATCGAGTCGCTGTTCATCGACGAAGGTTTCGGCAGCCTCGACCCGGAGTCGCTGCAACTGGCGATGGATGCCCTCGATGGCTTGCAGGCCCAGGGCCGCAAGGTCGCGGTTATCTCCCACGTGCAGGAAATGCACGAGCGGATCCCGGTGCAGATTCAGGTGCGCCGCCAGGGCAACGGGTTGAGCACGGTGGAGGTGAAATGA
- a CDS encoding exonuclease SbcCD subunit D C-terminal domain-containing protein — MRLFHTSDWHLGQNLHGQDRDFEHACFLDWLLRQLASEKPDVLLIAGDIFDTVNPPVKAQERLYDFIVSAHEQNANLTIVMIAGNHDSGSRIELPAPLMRRLRTHALGRVLWLDDGQLDVERLLLPLPDAKGKVRAWCLALPFLRPAEVTGAQLGDDYLRGIGQVHEWLIAAANAKRKKGQALIAISHAHMAGGSVSEDSERSLIIGNAEALPASLFGPSITYVALGHLHKPQKVNRETRIRYSGSPIPLSFSEIGYQHQILDITLDGEKLLNVEPRLIPRAVNLQRLGPAPLADVLVQLKDLPDIDLLADVQRQPWLEVRVRLDEPQPDLRQQVETALQGKAVRLVRIAAEYAGSGATAGAEEGAALIELDQLSPQDLFSRAWQDTYGSEVDEQTLKDFAVLLQDVQMEIEQP, encoded by the coding sequence TTGCGTCTGTTTCACACCTCCGACTGGCATCTGGGGCAAAACCTCCACGGCCAAGATCGCGACTTCGAGCACGCCTGTTTCCTTGACTGGCTGCTGCGTCAGCTGGCCAGCGAAAAACCCGACGTGCTGCTGATTGCCGGCGATATCTTCGACACGGTCAACCCGCCCGTCAAAGCCCAGGAGCGACTGTACGACTTCATCGTCAGTGCCCACGAACAAAACGCCAACCTGACCATCGTCATGATCGCCGGCAATCATGATTCCGGCTCTCGGATCGAACTGCCCGCGCCATTGATGCGCCGCTTGCGCACCCATGCCCTGGGCCGCGTCCTGTGGCTGGACGATGGACAACTGGACGTCGAGCGCCTGTTGCTGCCGTTGCCCGACGCCAAGGGCAAGGTCCGGGCCTGGTGCCTGGCCCTGCCGTTCCTGCGACCGGCCGAGGTCACGGGCGCACAACTGGGGGACGATTACTTGCGGGGCATCGGCCAGGTCCATGAATGGCTGATTGCCGCCGCCAATGCCAAGCGCAAGAAAGGCCAGGCACTGATCGCCATCAGCCATGCGCACATGGCGGGTGGCTCGGTGTCGGAGGACTCCGAGCGCAGCCTGATCATCGGCAATGCCGAAGCCCTGCCCGCCAGCCTGTTCGGCCCGAGCATCACGTATGTCGCCCTCGGTCACTTGCACAAGCCACAGAAGGTCAATAGGGAAACGCGCATTCGCTACAGCGGCTCGCCCATCCCGCTGTCGTTCTCGGAAATCGGCTATCAGCACCAGATCCTCGACATCACCCTGGACGGCGAGAAACTGCTGAACGTCGAGCCACGGCTGATCCCCCGCGCCGTCAACCTGCAACGCCTGGGCCCGGCGCCCCTGGCCGATGTCCTGGTGCAACTCAAGGACCTGCCCGATATTGACCTGCTGGCCGATGTCCAGCGCCAACCCTGGCTGGAGGTGCGGGTGCGCCTCGACGAGCCGCAACCCGACCTGCGTCAGCAAGTGGAAACGGCCCTGCAAGGCAAAGCCGTGCGGCTGGTGCGAATCGCCGCCGAGTACGCCGGCAGCGGCGCCACCGCAGGCGCCGAGGAAGGCGCCGCATTGATCGAACTGGATCAGCTCAGCCCGCAGGATTTGTTCAGCCGCGCCTGGCAGGACACCTACGGCAGTGAAGTGGACGAACAGACGCTGAAGGATTTCGCCGTGCTCTTGCAGGATGTTCAGATGGAGATCGAACAGCCATGA